From Mycolicibacterium fluoranthenivorans, one genomic window encodes:
- a CDS encoding LLM class flavin-dependent oxidoreductase, with product MSTYGLSVLGADLKSLAQTAQAADAAGFDAVWASEFYSRSGSISMAAMANRTQNCRIGSSILYGVGRSPLVLATEARDLDELSNGRLVLGIGNGTKRMMSDWHGVPDTSAPALRMEELVMLLRRIWNLHQGPIHHEGRFYRMNLTPTGDVGPSSRAIPIVTAGVRPRMCEAAGRVADGLAGHPLFTTTYVEEIVRPAIARGAAHTGRDPNDVEIISMVMCAIHDDAEVARRELAQQIAFYSSVKSYETVLDVNGFASEGRTIREAFAQRDFPAMFAAVSEEMIDTMGVAGTADEVREQLSRYDGVLDHIMLYSPSVGIAPERVQQNLDSIIRECSPASMSPGQSGPRSI from the coding sequence ATGAGCACCTACGGCCTGTCGGTTCTCGGCGCGGATTTGAAGTCACTGGCCCAGACCGCACAGGCCGCCGACGCGGCCGGGTTCGACGCCGTATGGGCCTCGGAGTTCTACTCCCGGTCGGGATCAATCTCCATGGCCGCGATGGCCAACCGCACACAGAACTGCCGGATCGGTTCCTCCATTCTCTATGGCGTCGGCCGAAGTCCCCTGGTGCTGGCCACCGAGGCGCGCGACCTCGACGAACTCTCCAACGGACGACTGGTGCTGGGCATCGGCAACGGCACCAAACGGATGATGAGCGACTGGCACGGCGTGCCCGACACCTCCGCACCCGCACTGCGGATGGAAGAACTCGTGATGCTGCTGCGCCGGATATGGAACCTGCATCAAGGCCCGATCCATCACGAGGGCCGTTTCTACAGAATGAATCTCACCCCGACCGGCGACGTGGGACCCTCCAGCCGGGCGATCCCGATCGTCACTGCCGGTGTTCGGCCCCGGATGTGCGAGGCGGCCGGGCGGGTGGCCGACGGCCTGGCCGGACATCCCCTGTTCACGACCACCTACGTAGAGGAGATCGTCCGGCCCGCTATCGCCCGGGGTGCCGCGCACACGGGCCGCGACCCCAATGACGTGGAAATCATTTCCATGGTGATGTGCGCCATTCACGACGACGCCGAGGTTGCGAGGCGCGAACTGGCGCAGCAGATTGCGTTCTACTCCTCGGTCAAATCGTACGAGACGGTACTCGATGTAAACGGCTTCGCCAGCGAAGGCCGAACCATCCGGGAAGCATTCGCCCAGCGCGATTTCCCGGCGATGTTCGCCGCGGTGTCGGAGGAGATGATCGACACCATGGGTGTCGCCGGGACGGCAGACGAGGTCCGTGAACAACTGAGCCGCTACGACGGCGTCCTGGACCACATCATGCTGTATTCACCATCGGTTGGCATCGCTCCCGAGCGCGTGCAGCAAAACCTCGACAGCATCATTCGGGAATGCTCGCCCGCCTCGATGTCGCCAGGGCAGTCCGGTCCACGTTCAATCTGA